From the Palaemon carinicauda isolate YSFRI2023 chromosome 4, ASM3689809v2, whole genome shotgun sequence genome, the window ccttgatactgtccacccacctttgctttggtctccctttccttctcgttccccTCACCTCCATCTCCAacactctcctctcaatatactgtttatatcttctcatgacatgaccataccacctcagtctactttcttggatcttatctgataggttTCTAATTCCTGTGGTacacctaattacctcattccatatcttatctctttttgtcaCCTCACATATCCATCtcatcattctcatctctgccacatccatcttctcttctgtcttctttcttgcccacgtctccactccatacatcattgacGGTCTCATAACTGTCCTGTGTTCTTTATatttcaacttaacccttattttcccGTTGCATAGTACACCactcacttttttccaattcttctatcaTGCCTGTATTATGTGGTTTATTTCtgtccccagatcaccatcctctgcaactgttgatcctaaatacctgaaattttcaactccttTCAATCTctttccttgtaaactaacttccccattcttgcTATTtgtcaatctcaaatactctgtctttttcctgctgatcttcaatcctctattttccctttctcttctccactcctccagtatTTCTTCTATTACCTCTCGCCTAGtcctacacagtataacatcatcagcaaaaagcatacaccaaggagactgatctctaataccttgtgttactgcatccatgaccagatcaaatagataAAAGCTCAATGCACACCACTGATGTAGTCCcatatttactgggaaactttctcttAGGCCtacactgctcttaacatttgcctatgccctttcatacatatcttgggtgattcttacgtatttctcagagactcccttttctctcatagatctctacagctcctgacgtggtactcgatcgtatacCCTCTCCATGTCAGTAAAGACCACATGTAATACTTTCTGTTTCTCCAGAAGTTTTTCTATTATCTgcctatggtcagtgagtataatcagaaggAAATTAGGCGGGTCATACTATCAATGGATTATTCAGATTCCACAAATACCATAAACAATGGATTTCTATACTAtacgcattgctgtaccacatgccttaaaatgaaaatttgatcattaCAACTTCTacttgcttgttcatctttcagcttttcatccatcattttctttaatttctttagaatatgcatacttTATACTTTTATGACAATTGAAGTAAGTGTGatatctctaattattgcaattagttaggtctcatttttttgccattttcaccaacactcctggcaCACTTCCATCATGTCTTGCCCCTTCTTAccacattttataaaataatcttggAAGTATTTTGGGATTCACCTCATTTTTGGTCAATATCATATCAACAGTCAtgccatcgtatcctggggctttccatctctttgattttttaatgatatcttcgacttcaaaaacaccgaattcattcatggacgcatctaggtcttcctcagcttcaggtttattaatcaaattattcccttcatatcttcttttcatgacctcattaaagttttcaatccaacgttgcctttcttaatcttctgtgtttatagcagatccatctctctttctgatgggCGTATGTTTCTTATTTTCTCAAACtgagatttcattaattattttgtgagtaattcttacaccatagccacacgctgaattcatagctttgtcagcctcaccaGCTTTcccatctaaatattctctccagtaattcctggcttttcttttgacttcaaaaTCAATAATGAGATCCTTAGTATATTCTACCTAGGAATTATCACCAagtcctcgaaaattttcaacaattaattcctgtctttgtctcctcatcatagtatcccaagtattatttgatatccatggttttccccttgtaactgcatgtcaatTAATATCACAcgattcttcattgattgtctgctcttcttctctcaATGTATCAAAGACTGCAAATCGAGTCCTGCATTCAAATTCAAATGATTCtccgtgctcttcttctaaaagcttagctgtatcaaacctaggtattctatctaaatttttttggggtgctttcagttttattttcagtttggtAATAAGGAGCTGTAGATGATaaccaatatctgcacatctatagcttcttacatttcttaaaatCCTTCTTCTCTCGTTATTAAttgttatgtgatctatttgattttgacATTTGCCATATGGTGTTGTCTAAGTATGTTTGTGGGTGCCTATTTGATAGTAAAGAGTACatctaataatagtattgaaacgaacaaaaacttataaagagTGCCCCATTCTCTTTTATTCATTCCAcctttagtattgaagtcaccaatcataattttcatatttctttccgGTATCTCATCTACTACAATCTATAGTTCttcatagcattctacttttctttCTACAGGTGAATCATCTGTTGGTGCATAGCAGACTATAATAATCAcattgcaatgctttgattttcaactttgcaagtaacaatctgctatttatagctctccattcTGTTTATGCCTTTCCTGCTCTCGCTGACATCACCATTCCCACCCAGTCTCTTACAaccccatctgttcttcctgagtagatatatatatatatatatatatatatatatatatatatatatatatatatatatatatatatatatatatatatatatacacaaatatatatatatatatatatatatatatatatatatatatatatatatatatatatatatatatatatatatatatatatatatatatatatatacacacacacacacacacacatatatatatatatatatatatatatatatatatatatatatatatatatacacacacacacacacatatatatatatatatatatatatatatatatatatatatatatatatatatatatatatatatatatacaaatgagtaCTATCTTGGTCTAAGAATAGTGCatgcacaaatgaaaaaaaaatgtcttcaggATTCACGTTAAAAACAACAAAATTGGTTGAGAAATAGCTttgctgtaaaaaaagaaaaaaatcacttaTCGCTCAAAGAGCTCCTTGTTAGCTGAGCACGTGCTGTAAACTTCAAAAAATAGCAGTACTCTTTCTTTGGGGTGTGTAGGTGTTAAGTCAAGTTTGGATGTTATAaacctcagtatatatatatatatatatatatatatatatatatatatatatatatatatatatatatatatatatatatatatatatatatatgtgtgtgtgtgtgtgtgtgtggttgtgtatatatatatatatatatatatatatatatatatatatatatatatatatatatatatatatatatatatatatatatatatatatatgtgtgtgtggttgtgtatatatatatatatatatatatatatatatatatatatatatatatatatatatatatatatatatatatatgtgtgtgtgtgtgtgtgtgtgtatatatatatatatatatatatatatatatatatatatatatatatatatatatatatatatatatatattttatatatacatatatatatatatatatatatatatatatatatatatatatatatatatatgtgtgtgtgtatatatatatatatatatatatatatatatatatatatatatatatatatatatatatatatatatatattaaaccctaTCTTTCATTATTTCTTCTGTTCTGCCATACGTCCACACCTAAATTTAAGCTTTTCACATATTGGAAGAGGCTTAAAATTCATATGCTCTAGTTGTCAATATCTCACCTTTCCAGAAATTTACCCCCAACCCCTTCGACATTCAGAGAAACGAGTGGTCATATTCCTGTCAGTCACTAATTTTCATTCCGACCTCCAATTTGCATGGAAATAACATGGACACACTGTGTTGTTGTAGTCTTTGTTACTGGtgaagttattgttgttgttgttgatgaaaatTGCTTGGTACTCACAGGGACATTCGTATAACAGTAGTCCTAACTACCCATCGCTTTCAATATCTAATTGTAGCTATAATTCCATTATTTGTTGACATTTACTAATTTTTTTCTTCGGTGTTATATTACATCTAATGGCAATTGAATTTCCGTTATCGAATTTATTACTTTATTCCTCatcattctttataaaaaacagaCAAAATCAATGTAAAACACtcctttaataaaaataaatccttGTCTCTggtctgacaaaaaaaaagaagaaaaaaaaaaacttaaatcagTTTGctataaaaaacaaggaaataatgtTTCCTCCACGATGTTCCATTGCCGTTTGATCTGGAACTTCTTTTAttcaataactgttttttttttttttttttttttttcttaattacatttTCAACGTATTTCTTATTACAATAAAGGAATCGATACTTCGGTAAAAGAGAAATATGCTCCCAGTTACTAATGAAATAGAGAATGACAGTTATTAACGCTTAAAAAGGTAGAAAGTTGGCTAAGGGACCAGCCACCCGGTATGATGCCACTGTTAGAGAGTTACGGGGACTTTAGATTGGTTAGACTGGAGTACGTTAGATCCTTCcatctagttacggttcactttccctttgtataacatacaccgaatattctggcctattcttttgaGATTCTCCTCTTATACcagacacctgacaacaatgggattaccaaataattcttcttctcagaaggagttaactactggtctgtaattgctcagtggccactttcctcttggtaagggtataagtgactctatatctatggtaagcagttcttctaggagaagagcactacaaaatcaaaccagtattctctagtcttgggtagtgccttagcctctgtaccacggtattctactatcttggattagagttctctttcgtGAGGGTACATTTGGTCAAGCTAATCTacctaattcctcttcctcttgttttgatgaacattttatagttcatataggaaatatttgtttgatggtgttattgttcttaaaatattttattttttcctagtatcctttcctcactgggctattataccTTTTGGAgctccggggcttatagcatcctgcttctccaattaaggttgtagcttagtaggcaatgaggataataataataataataataataataataataataataataataataataataataataataataataataataataataataattattattattattattattattattattattattattattattattattattattattattattattattattattattatctcattgAAGCGGAGACGTCAAAATGATCATCTTGAATACAACCTCGTGCTAAAACATATCAAAATCCGCTTTAAAGGAAGACCATACAACCATTGATATTTGAATTATCTTAAGAAGATTAGTGAAAGGAAACATATGTGCGAGTCATACATACACAAAGACAAACAttcatatacataatacacacacatatatacatatatatatatatatatatatatatatatatatatatatatatatatatatatatatatatatatatatatatatatatatatatatatatatatatatatatatatatgtatatgtatgtatatatatatatatatgtatatgtatatatatatatatatatatatatatatatatatatatatatatatatatatatatatatattcataaaaatttatatatatatatatatatatatatatatatatatatatatatatatatatatatatatatgcagatatatatatatatatatgtatatatatacatatgtatgtatatatatatatatatatatatatatatatatatatatatatatatatatatatatatatatatatatatatatatatatatatatgtatatatacacacacacacacacacacacacacacacatatatatatatatatatatatatatatatatatatatatatatatatatatatatatatatatatatatctttacccaTATTCTTGATTCATCATCAATGGGCCTGCAAGTGAATAAACCAAAATAATTCCaaggataaatataaaaaattacttcATACGTTAATGATTTCGTGAAACTGATTTCCCTTTAGATTTTCATTAATCAAAACGTTTCGATGATTTTTAATGAAATGACCATCTTTCACGGAGTATTTTACCGACTAAACTTTTCAATAATTCAATACGGAAATTTGGGAACGGTTAAGTGACATAATTTGATGAAGACTTGCGTGTCAACTAACTCCCAATAATTTTCCCAtcctaaagaaatattttaaaccaGTACAGTGTTATCACGTTATAATCTTCTCTTGCCGATTCAAATTTGTCTTATATTGGTTATGATTACAGTGCAACTTCACTtgtagaaataaaaggaaattcggGCAGCCTTACATGAGGTGGCATGAAAGTAGCGAGGCAGATAAATTACTTTTTCTTCCATGAAAAAAGTGACAAAACATGACATTGGAATTCATGTTAGAAACAACAAAGTTGGTCGATAAATATTCTTGCTTCTAAAGAGAGAAACATAACAAAAAAGGATCTTATAGTCTACAAAGGGATCCATGTTTTTAGCTTGAGGGTGATAATTCAACACAAACAACATTCAATCTATCGTTATATTTTTTTCGTATCTAAATTACAATCTATCAAATATCCAATCTCTTTACAATTTTTAATCACACCAGTTAgtttttttaactgcagagtcTTGTAAAATCATATTCATAACCGTCAACTTTTTTCATTGTTACCTGATTTCTTTTCCATCGGAATAGTTATGTCCTTACTGATTACCGTTGtatgaataataattttcctttagtttttgAAAGCAATTACAGTACTAGTACGAATCAATAAATTTCATATTGTACTTTTGATATTCACTGTATATAAAGTAGTAATCATTAATCTTCTTTCATCTAACTATTTTTTACTCATTGTTGTTATGTACCAATTTATTTCACcctcaattatatttttttcgtaGCTAAATTACAATCTGTCAAATATTCAATCTCTTTATAATCTCTAATCACAACAATTACTGTCATAGCTTTAGTGGCCTGTCAGTTTATATTCATAACCGTCAACTTTAATCAATGttacccgatttttttttttttttttatttttatttttttttattttttttttttttttttttttatcttaatcgtAATTTCCTTAGTGATTACCATTGTCAGGAATCATCCGTTTTTTTGTGGTTTTTGAAAGAAATGAAGTACTAGCAAGAGTGAATGAATTTTGAATAGCACTTTTGTTATCCACTATGTATAAAGTAGTAATCATTAACCTTCTTTTGTCTGATTGTTTTCTTTTCACTGTTGTTATTCACTGATTTACTTCACCCTCAATTACCATATTATTATGCTCATAACAATAGTGATAAGTACTATATATATCTCATTACATAACTATTAAGAAAAGATatgcattgtttaaaaaaaaaaaaaaaaaaaaaaaaaaaaaaaaaaaaaaaaaaaaaaaaaaaaaacattgatttttgCTGGTGTTTATGGATGGATGAAGAAAAGCTTAAATTTCCTAGGTAGTTAAAaacatgaaaatgtaaaaaatatttttgaatacaATATATTTCCACATAATATCCGACATACTTCCATCTGACCCACGTTGGTTATCTAATGACAAATTTTGTTTATCCATTAAAATCTTGACATGAAAACCTGGCTGCTGAATATCTATGCAAGAAATTTGTTTAACTCCCTTCTTGATATTTGTATCCTCATACCTTCAAAGCTACAAATCTATTAAAAAAGTTGCTATTGTATGGACTGTAGCGGAACTGAATATTTGTTGAAACATATTCCAATTTATTATTTTGACAATATTGTtgagttttcatgaccacgctatGAACAAagatgtgtttttctttttcaaatgcaaataatattaacataaaaattaatcatGATAAAGCTATGATTCTATTGTGATTATCGAGTGAATCTATTTGAAAGTTTTAATGTTATATATCCATAATTCTAAATTCAGTAAGTAGGCTAAAACCTTTGCTGTTCAACCAAATGCCAGAGTCTCCGAACATACTTCCATCTTACTCACGATTAATTTCTTTATCATATTTTACCTTATTGGGGAGGGGTGGGAAATGTATTCTTCGTGCTTCAGTTACTCTCTTTTCCAAGTAAGCTTATCTTTCTATATATGCCTTTGTCGGTTcatttatctttctatttatctataaacTGGTCTATAAGTCTTTCTATTTGTCTAAAACCGAGAATATCCCACAATTAGCCTAGTTTATTTTACCTAATACACACAAGATCAAGGAAACAATTAACATGTTCTTATAACTGCAGCAAACATATATGCGAAGAATTGAATACCTAATAACAAATTTTCTTAAAGTATATCATTGAATATGTTACTGACAAAAACAGCGAGAAAACAAATCTCATTAATTAATCAAATATCATTGATTTatgataaaaaataggaaaaacacgCATCCCTTTTACCTCATAAAACTAAAGTTTCAAACCAAATTATTTTACTGGGCCTGTTTCTGCAGCATTTCCAAACTGGTTTTCCTACTGACAGGGCATAACTCGTCGTCCCAATCAACCCTATACCTGTGTCCCAATGCCAGGCAGAGATTTATGTCCAAAATTCATTACAGATGGAAACTATTGAAACTGAACGATGGGAGAAGAGCTTCTAGAGATCACAAGGAATTCATATTACGacatttcatagttttatttcagCTGAAAATGACGTTAAAGCCTAGAAGCTATTCTATTCTAATTTTATAATACCAATCATTTCATCTTTTGTAATACTGAAAGAAATTTAACGAATTGTCGATAGATTTTTTGCTGGAGAAATATATCAAAGTTCAAACAACCCTAGCTGAGACGCCATACAAGTAAAGTGaaaaaggtgaatgaagaaaatatatcgctGGGATTCATGTAAAAAACAGCAAAGTTGGTCGAGAAACAGTTCTGCTGGAGAATAAAAATAGGAAATTCCTTCGGGCTGTAAAATACCCGATGCTGTTAGCCGGACACATGCCAAACTTGTTTATAAGCAGTCTATCGGCTACCTGGATGCTATCTATTTGATgcaactgaaattttttttatcgaCTGCGTTTTTAAAAACGATTTATTCTGAATAAAATTTGTAAATAACGTTTTGGCTCTTATGATCTTCTGTTATATGCTGTATTATTACAACTCTCCCTAGAAAAATGTACTATTCTAGTAATCCCATACTGTAAAAATGCTACATAGACTTGTTTACATGAATCCAATGAAAAGTTGTCTCTTGATATGAAACAATACTATCAAAAAATACCATTTTCCTTCCTGTCACAAGTCTAATGTTGTATACTATgagagaaaaattatttcatttaataactTTTTCTTAGTTAATGACATCAATCTTTTCCATGTTGTTATCATTAACCTATTAATCAATATTTCGTGGGACGAAAAACAAATACTCACCAAGAAACGAATGAAAAAGAGTACATTTATTAACCATTTAAATTAGTTAGAAAGACTGGCTGTGAAAACTATTAAGAGCCGTTTCCCAAATCATCTTCGTCATGAATataatcctctactttagttgtgtgtgcttgtgtgtttatgtttagCGATATTCATGATTAATTATATTAAGCCtatgaacaatgaaataaaaaaaagtttagtatAATGCTATCATTACTAATTACTTCGTACATTGTAAATTTCATGGAACTAATTTTTACTTAAATttgtattgatataatttttttcttatacagaATTACCTTTATAttcggtattattatcattattattattattattattattattattattattattattattattattattattattattattattattattattattattattacttgctaaactaaaactctagtaggaaaatcaagatgctataaggccaatggcttcaacagggaaaatatcccagtgagacaaggaaacaagtaaataagagaagtaattaacaattaaaataaaatattttaagaacagcaacaacataaaaattaatatttcatatatagacaataaaaactttaataaaacaagtagaagagaaacaagacagaacacctTGAaggctatggtacaaaggctatggcactacccgagactagagtaCAGTGGTTTTGTTTTctaatgtccttttcctagaagagctgctaaccatagctacagagtctcttctacacattccaagagaaagtagccactcaacaattacagtgcagtaattaacctctggAGCGAAAAGTTGTCAGGTAATCTGTGTGttagcaggtgtatgaggacagaggagactatttggtgtatgtgtacgcaaaggggatatgaaccgtaaccagagataagcaCCCAATGTAGTACCGTATGGCCATTCAAAGGACAtaatagctctctagcggtgataactcatcgggtggctggtgccctggccaacctactacctaaaattttattatttctttaaatacaGGTTCATTTACTAGGCGGGTTGATACTCTATTTGAAATATTAGATGTTACAAAATAGATGAAAACTTGGGtgttatttcatttccatatactaCAAGTGACATTTGATCCCCATTTTACTTCTACTTGGCAACTGCTTTTTGACTGCATAGAACAATCTTTTACTACAAGAGCCATTGTAATTTCTTGAAATTAAAAACATTCTCCGCAAACAATGTGATAAGATGAAGGCAGTATTTAACGCTTTAAAAAGAACTATGAGCCTTTACATTTTTATCTAGAAATTTTGATTATACAATTTACTTCCTCTGACATATAAAATCTTGACTTAAAATCTCCAAACTCTCTCTTGAAAATACGTTCTTAACTATTGTTTCTATGCTGGGTACTGTTGAACCATAATCTGGTGTACGATGTTGACGATGTTGACTCGTAATCAACCCCACCATGTATATTTGACTTCATCTATTCTGATAACCCAAAGTCTCTTCAGCTTTCCATGAAATGCATCGGGATTAATGAAGCCATCTGTATATTCACCGAAGGTCCATCGGATACCACTTTCTTTTCTTCGACCTCATTTCTGAATCAGAATTAGCAGTGGATGGTAAATTCTTCCCATGCTGCATACACGTCGCATATTGGGGGATTTGCAATAATCTGTACTTTTCTGTTCACATTCTAATCAGCATTCCCAGGGTGAATAGAGTCTGGTTTCTGATAGTTTTGGCGATTTAGTAACATCAGTATTGCCTGCGATAGTCTCTAATATTTTCAACTTTCACACCTATGTCATTACATGTTAACGTactcagaattatttttttttatatatatgcacttggCTGCACAAGTGCAAACACACTCActcatgatatataaatatacatacggatatacacacacgaatgcacacattatatatatatatatatatatatatatatatatatatatatatatatatatatatatatatatatatatatatatatatatatatatatatatatatatatatatatatatagacaatgtgcATGTATTTTGTgaagatggagatgttttggttaTTTTGTTGTTTCATGCGCCACCGACTGGAAAGGTATTTATGCAGAACAGGCCATAAAAGATTTCTATCAAAGGGTACCAAAGTAGTAATTGAAAgggagtgtgacgggccgagagaaaggttgtgactgaaaggcagaatgaaagcaactgagtgactttattatagaacactctcctttatatataaaagttcaaggcgacaagaattttcatgttaaaacaacagacaatgttacagtggagaaacaagacatgtttttttcagattctttttagtgcgcggggagagcgaagatacaagcacaaaatgaactatgtacgtgcgacacacggttggtacatggctccccccctaaaaattacatgctgtacatgttaaataggacgccgtgatctggagaggcaaactgtaggcgggtcatctggcagaagataagcaggttttagacgatcaatggagacccagttctgtttgccacgaatgtttagtaggaatggtttcggactgcgtcggatcacaaggaaaggtcccgtgtaagggggcgttagcggtggcttgctggtgtcgttgcgcaggaagacgtgcgttgtagagtgcaagtctgtcggtatgtgatgcttcgcaagtggcttgtaagtctggtggcatggagtaaattttcccacgatgtgaagTATGCGCTGgaaatcatcggaggaggttgtagaaggaaaaaattcggcagggacgagcaacggatcgccatacaccatttcagctgccgaaacgtcgaggcCGTCTTTagcagtggtccttagtcccaggaggacccagggagccTGGGTACAACAGTTAgaatccttacagcgggacatcaaagctgctttgagggtgcgatgaaaatgttcaaccattgcattggcagcggggttgtaagccgttgagtgatgtagggtgatgcccaggagattcgctaatgatgtccacaattgagaggtataagtggtacccctgccagaagtaatatgctcagggataccaaatcttgcaatccatcctgagagtaaggcagatgtacataagccggatgttgcagtttccatgagaatggcttcaggccaacggaaGGAGCGggtgatgacggtaaacaggtaacgatgtccttgtgatgtgggtaggggacctacaacgttgacgtgaatgtgtgcgaaacaacactgaggttgaggaaaggttcccactcctgaatccgtgtgttgatgtactttgaaagtttggcaagaagtacaggcgcggacccaatccttagcatccttagaaatgccgtgccaaatgaactttgtcttcagcagctgtgcagtagaacagcacgagggatgtgaaatgccgtgaatgaaatcaaacacccgcAGACGCATGGGaacagggatccaaggtcgcggtctaccagtactgatgtcacagaggagggtggtgttggagtcttcgtgggggaagtcttctcaacggagggacgtgcaggatgtccaccatgcttgatactctggatcctgttgttgggtttcagccagggcgttgtaatccaatcccagttgaacggcagcgaacgtgtttcttgacagggcatcggcaacgggattcatttt encodes:
- the LOC137639629 gene encoding uncharacterized protein, whose product is MDAVTQGIRDQSPWCMLFADDVILCRTRREVIEEILEEWRRERENRGLKISRKKTEYLRLTNSKNGEVSLQGKRLKGVENFRYLGSTVAEDGDLGTEINHIIQA
- the LOC137639628 gene encoding uncharacterized protein, with the translated sequence MYGVETWARKKTEEKMDVAEMRMMRWICEVTKRDKIWNEVIRCTTGIRNLSDKIQESRLRWYGHVMRRYKQYIERRVLEMEVRGTRRKGRPKQSHFTTFKTFMNASTPEEEDAYITSTEADVNAVGYSRLPHDMPKWQQSHPPPTTH